In Rutidosis leptorrhynchoides isolate AG116_Rl617_1_P2 chromosome 2, CSIRO_AGI_Rlap_v1, whole genome shotgun sequence, one genomic interval encodes:
- the LOC139891184 gene encoding uncharacterized protein gives MCVDQSNNWTASLSWFVFIVFTFIIPSLSHFYLACSDCDNRHARPYDSLVQLSLSGVATLSFVSLTQFLRTFGLRKFLFFDKLCDESEIVRKGYTAQLNRSLKILLFFVVPCFTAESAYKIWWYTSGATAIPFLVNVIVSNTVACTLELFSWLYRTVVFFLVCILFRLICHLQILRLQDFAQVFQVDSDVESVLREHLRIRRHLKIISHRYRAFILLALIFVTVSQLASLLNTTRSTADLSIFKSGELALVSVSLLAGLLILLRSATRITHKAQGVTCLAAKWHVCATIDVFESPEAADTETPMGVPGIQEFPCEPSSSDYEDVGDEEDELDNTKLIPAYAYSTLSFQKRQALVTYFENNRAGITVFGFMLDRTSLHTIVTIEMSLVLWLLGKTIGIS, from the exons ATGTGTGTTGATCAATCTAATAATTGGACTGCATCACTATCATGGTTTGTGTTCATTGTTTTCACATTCATAATTCCAAGTTTATCTCATTTCTATTTAGCGTGTAGCGATTGCGATAATCGGCATGCGAGACCGTACGATAGTCTCGTTCAGTTGTCGTTGAGCGGTGTTGCTACGCTGTCGTTTGTTTCGCTTACTCAGTTTTTGAGGACTTTTGGACTTAGAAAGTTTTTGTTCTTTGATAAACTTTGTGATGAAAGTGAGATCGTACGGAAAGGTTATACTGCACAGCTTAAT AGATCACTGAAAATTCTTTTATTCTTCGTTGTCCCATGTTTTACCGCCGAAAGTGCATACAAAATCTGGTGGTACACATCAGGTGCAACCGCCATTCCCTTTTTGGTCAACGTTATAGTGAGCAATACAGTCGCATGCACTTTGGAACTGTTCTCGTGGCTCTATCGAACGGTCGTATTTTTCCTCGTCTGTATCCTGTTCCGCCTCATCTGTCACCTACAAATCCTTCGGCTACAGGATTTCGCTCAAGTTTTTCAAGTTGACTCAGATGTTGAATCTGTATTAAGAGAACATCTCAGAATCAGAAGACACTTGAAAATTATAAGTCATCGTTATCGTGCTTTTATATTGTTGGCACTTATATTTGTTACAGTTAGTCAGCTTGCATCACTTCTTAATACTACTCGAAGTACTGCGGACCTCAGTATTTTCAAATCCGGTGAACTTGCG TTGGTGTCTGTAAGTTTGCTTGCGGGTTTATTGATTTTGCTGAGAAGTGCGACTAGGATCACACACAAGGCACAAGGTGTGACGTGCCTGGCTGCCAAGTGGCATGTTTGTGCAACAATCGATGTGTTCGAGTCACCCGAAGCTGCTGATACCGAAACACCAATGGGCGTTCCCGGTATCCAAGAGTTCCCCTGTGAACCATCGTCTTCTGATTATGAAGATGTTGGTGATGAAGAAGACGAATTGGATAATACTAAACTTATACCAGCATATGCTTATAGCACACTCTCTTTCCAAAAACGACAAGCCTTAG TGACGTATTTTGAAAACAACAGAGCTGGGATAACAGTTTTCGGGTTTATGCTGGACAGAACGTCGCTGCACACCATAGTGACAATAGAGATGTCACTTGTCTTATGGTTGTTAGGAAAAACCATTGgtatttcataa